One Streptomyces sp. ML-6 genomic region harbors:
- a CDS encoding sugar ABC transporter permease, with amino-acid sequence MSSVLPERASVTEKSAGRGASAHAGRARPRRRALLTRGSVPYLLIMPAVLGFAIFKAYPIVSSLWISLTTGSGTDRSFAGLANYRRLLNDPLFWTALKNTALILVVQVPLMLCLALLVALALNSAKVWLRPLWRLGVFVPSLTGLVAAGVMFSVILNRDAGLLNWVLSLFGVDRVNWLGSPGWARVGVVLVITWHYTGYNAVMYLAGLQGIPKELYEAAMVDGAGPIRRFFSITLPQLRPILLLTVVLSTIGTLQLFDEPYVLTGGGPDNATLTVTMYLYNNGFKYFDFGYASAIAYALALIVSVLGILQVRLMGERR; translated from the coding sequence ATGTCCTCCGTCCTGCCCGAACGGGCTTCCGTCACCGAGAAGTCGGCCGGACGCGGCGCCTCCGCGCACGCCGGCCGCGCCCGCCCGCGCCGACGCGCGCTGCTGACCCGCGGCTCCGTTCCGTACCTGCTGATCATGCCCGCCGTCCTGGGCTTCGCGATCTTCAAGGCGTATCCCATCGTCTCCTCGCTGTGGATCAGCCTCACCACCGGCAGCGGCACCGACCGGAGCTTCGCCGGACTCGCCAACTACCGGCGCCTGCTGAACGATCCGCTGTTCTGGACCGCGCTGAAGAACACCGCACTGATCCTGGTCGTCCAGGTGCCGCTGATGCTGTGCCTGGCCCTGCTCGTCGCCCTCGCGCTCAACTCCGCCAAGGTATGGCTGCGCCCGCTGTGGCGGCTGGGTGTCTTCGTCCCCTCGCTGACCGGCCTGGTCGCCGCGGGCGTGATGTTCTCCGTGATCCTCAACCGTGACGCCGGGCTGCTGAACTGGGTCCTCTCCCTGTTCGGCGTCGACCGGGTGAACTGGCTCGGCAGCCCCGGCTGGGCCCGCGTGGGCGTCGTCCTCGTCATCACCTGGCACTACACCGGCTACAACGCGGTGATGTACCTCGCAGGCCTGCAGGGCATCCCCAAGGAGCTGTACGAGGCCGCGATGGTCGACGGGGCGGGGCCGATCCGCCGCTTCTTCTCCATCACCCTGCCCCAGCTGCGGCCGATCCTGCTGCTCACCGTGGTGCTCTCCACCATCGGCACCCTGCAGCTCTTCGACGAGCCGTACGTCCTCACCGGCGGCGGCCCCGACAACGCCACCCTGACGGTCACCATGTACCTGTACAACAACGGCTTCAAGTACTTCGACTTCGGCTACGCGTCGGCCATCGCCTACGCCCTCGCGCTGATCGTGTCCGTGCTCGGCATCCTGCAGGTCCGCCTGATGGGAGAGCGCCGATGA
- a CDS encoding extracellular solute-binding protein, whose amino-acid sequence MSHRLSRRRLLQLATASAAGLGLTACGTDGSGGGSGADGDKGRITVWSWTTAAEALRGVVPSFERDNPGITVDVQDVGNPAIWDKITVGLASDGKGLADVLHIGVDYLPGYLEKFPDGLTNLSRFGADRYRSEFAQGLWPTVIGKDKAAHALPWEVNPLGLFYRKDYFEKAGVDPADISSWDDLIAAGPKIRAATGAQLLGLDKPGTTPDMDFFQNLMQLQDAFYFDQKGRITLGSKEAVQALTIIKRLNDDGLLADTAGQGTRKRLMSQGKLATSPDPAWAVEYLATKFPDQKGKWRVMQPPAAVPGGGRSVIVNSTYLAVSESSKRRKAAWRFIEHALTKPAEINRMFKSGGVFPALGSAYDDPMFSAPHPYYGGQKVLKPFVDTLSSGSGTTNFTGDYTRALKLASDAQSQVLVKGADPAGALRDAAERLAQQTGRQLAA is encoded by the coding sequence ATGTCCCACCGACTGAGCCGCCGCAGACTGCTCCAGCTCGCCACCGCCTCCGCCGCCGGACTCGGCCTGACCGCCTGCGGCACCGACGGATCTGGCGGCGGCAGCGGCGCCGACGGCGACAAGGGCCGGATCACCGTCTGGAGCTGGACCACCGCGGCCGAGGCCCTGCGCGGTGTCGTGCCCTCCTTCGAGCGGGACAACCCCGGCATCACGGTGGACGTCCAGGACGTCGGCAACCCGGCCATCTGGGACAAGATCACGGTCGGCCTCGCGTCGGACGGCAAGGGGCTCGCCGACGTCCTGCACATCGGCGTCGACTACCTGCCCGGCTACCTGGAGAAGTTCCCCGACGGGCTCACCAACCTGTCCCGGTTCGGGGCCGACCGGTACCGGAGCGAGTTCGCCCAGGGGCTGTGGCCGACCGTCATAGGCAAGGACAAGGCCGCCCACGCCCTCCCGTGGGAGGTCAACCCGCTCGGCCTGTTCTACCGGAAGGACTACTTCGAGAAGGCCGGCGTCGACCCCGCGGACATCAGTAGCTGGGACGACCTGATCGCCGCCGGACCGAAGATCCGCGCCGCCACCGGCGCCCAGCTGCTCGGGCTCGACAAGCCCGGCACCACGCCGGACATGGACTTCTTCCAGAACCTGATGCAGCTCCAGGACGCCTTCTACTTCGACCAGAAGGGCAGGATCACGCTCGGTTCCAAGGAGGCCGTCCAGGCCCTCACCATCATCAAGCGGCTCAACGACGACGGCCTGCTCGCCGACACCGCGGGCCAGGGCACCCGGAAACGCCTGATGAGCCAGGGCAAGCTGGCCACCTCCCCCGACCCCGCCTGGGCCGTCGAGTACCTGGCCACCAAGTTCCCCGACCAGAAGGGGAAGTGGCGCGTCATGCAGCCGCCCGCCGCCGTTCCCGGGGGAGGGCGCAGCGTCATCGTCAACTCCACCTACCTGGCCGTCTCCGAGTCGAGCAAGCGCCGCAAGGCCGCCTGGCGGTTCATCGAGCACGCGCTCACCAAGCCCGCCGAGATCAACCGGATGTTCAAGTCCGGCGGTGTCTTTCCCGCCCTCGGCTCGGCGTACGACGACCCGATGTTCAGCGCGCCCCACCCCTACTACGGCGGCCAGAAGGTGCTGAAGCCCTTCGTCGACACGCTCTCCTCCGGCTCCGGGACCACCAACTTCACCGGCGACTACACCCGCGCCCTCAAGCTCGCCAGTGACGCCCAGAGCCAGGTGCTGGTCAAGGGCGCCGACCCGGCCGGTGCCCTCAGGGACGCCGCCGAACGGCTCGCCCAGCAGACCGGTCGGCAGCTGGCGGCCTGA
- a CDS encoding aminotransferase class V-fold PLP-dependent enzyme, translating to MNDQIGRASDPGAPDRGSFHGPAVGYLDYARVGPVSRPATAALAATAELAARVDPADLDRLFALGDAARTSAARLLRARRHEIALAPSTSNGLFTVAAALHGPGTILVPRDEFPANLYPWLRFATRGGPAVRLVEPDGQRHITPDLLRRHLTPDVTALAVSAVDSLTGHLAPLAALKEVLGPDRLLIVDAIQGLGAVPLEADAADVLVSGGQKWLRAGWGAALLLIRDRCAERLVPGLGGWAGVADPFAPRHPAEPLPGAAAHLATNPDFPAAAALGAAIDALLDRGGPVVGGARIRATLAHLLDRARQAGAEVLLDGLAPHERAGIGTFRLPGHDPVTVHRTLEAAGLITTRRDEWIRLSPHTSTPDAAADLLAEALRTLTHPTTHYAQEPTCPTD from the coding sequence TTGAACGATCAAATTGGCCGCGCATCCGATCCCGGCGCCCCGGACCGGGGCTCCTTCCACGGCCCGGCGGTGGGTTATCTCGACTACGCGAGGGTCGGCCCGGTCTCCCGTCCGGCCACCGCGGCGCTGGCCGCGACGGCCGAGCTCGCCGCCCGTGTGGACCCCGCCGACCTCGACCGGTTGTTCGCCCTCGGCGACGCCGCCCGGACCTCGGCGGCCCGGCTGCTCCGCGCCCGGCGGCACGAGATCGCCCTCGCCCCGTCCACCAGCAACGGCCTGTTCACCGTGGCCGCCGCGCTGCACGGCCCCGGCACGATCCTGGTGCCCCGCGACGAGTTCCCCGCCAACCTCTATCCCTGGCTGCGCTTCGCCACCCGCGGCGGTCCCGCGGTCCGCCTCGTCGAACCGGACGGGCAGCGGCACATCACTCCCGACCTGCTGCGCCGCCACCTCACCCCCGACGTCACCGCCCTCGCCGTCAGCGCCGTGGACTCGCTCACCGGCCATCTGGCACCGCTCGCCGCGCTCAAGGAGGTCCTCGGGCCCGACCGGCTGCTGATCGTCGACGCCATCCAGGGCCTGGGTGCCGTCCCGCTCGAGGCGGACGCCGCCGACGTCCTCGTCAGCGGCGGGCAGAAGTGGCTGCGGGCCGGCTGGGGAGCCGCGCTGCTGCTGATCCGCGACCGGTGCGCCGAGCGGCTGGTACCCGGGCTCGGCGGCTGGGCCGGCGTCGCGGACCCCTTCGCGCCCCGGCACCCGGCGGAGCCGCTGCCCGGGGCCGCCGCCCACCTCGCCACCAACCCGGACTTCCCGGCCGCCGCCGCCCTCGGCGCGGCCATCGACGCCCTGCTCGACCGGGGCGGCCCGGTCGTCGGCGGGGCCCGTATCCGCGCCACCCTCGCCCACCTGCTCGACCGGGCACGACAGGCCGGGGCCGAGGTCCTGCTGGACGGGCTCGCCCCCCACGAACGCGCTGGCATCGGCACCTTCCGCCTGCCCGGCCACGACCCCGTCACCGTCCACCGGACCCTCGAAGCGGCCGGCCTGATCACCACCCGGCGCGACGAGTGGATACGGCTGTCCCCCCACACCTCCACCCCGGACGCCGCGGCCGACCTGCTCGCCGAGGCGTTGCGCACCCTCACCCACCCCACCACCCACTACGCCCAGGAGCCGACATGTCCCACCGACTGA
- the hemB gene encoding porphobilinogen synthase produces the protein MTVYGNFPGSRPRRLRTTPTMRRMVAETRLDAANLILPAFVREGVDAPVAISAMPGVQQHTLDTLRKAAVDAVSAGVSGIMLFGVPEDEKKDGRGTAGTDPDGILQVALRAVREEVGDDLVIMSDLCLDEYTDHGHCGVLTEDGRVDNDATLERYAEMAQVQADAGAHVVGPSGMMDGQVGVIRDALDQTGHEDVSILAYTVKYSSAFYGPFREAVGSSLRGDRKTYQQDPANARESMRELALDLAEGADMVMVKPAGPYLDVLAKVAESVDVPVAAYQISGEYAMIEAAAEKGWIDRDAAIMESLTGIRRAGAQMILTYWATEVAQRLTRR, from the coding sequence ATGACTGTGTACGGAAACTTCCCCGGCTCCCGCCCCCGGCGGCTGCGGACGACCCCGACGATGCGTCGGATGGTCGCCGAGACACGGCTCGACGCGGCGAACCTGATCCTGCCCGCGTTCGTGCGCGAGGGCGTCGACGCCCCGGTCGCGATCTCGGCCATGCCCGGCGTGCAGCAGCACACCCTGGACACCCTGCGGAAGGCCGCGGTGGACGCGGTGTCGGCGGGGGTTTCCGGGATCATGCTGTTCGGTGTTCCGGAGGACGAGAAGAAGGACGGCCGGGGCACGGCGGGCACGGACCCGGACGGCATCCTCCAGGTGGCGCTGCGGGCGGTGCGCGAGGAGGTCGGCGACGACCTCGTCATCATGTCGGACCTGTGCCTGGACGAGTACACCGACCACGGCCACTGCGGCGTGCTGACCGAGGACGGCCGGGTCGACAACGACGCGACGCTGGAGCGGTACGCCGAGATGGCCCAGGTCCAGGCCGACGCGGGCGCCCACGTGGTGGGCCCGAGCGGGATGATGGACGGTCAGGTCGGGGTCATCCGGGACGCGCTGGACCAGACGGGCCACGAGGACGTGTCGATCCTCGCGTACACCGTGAAGTACTCCTCGGCGTTCTACGGGCCGTTCCGCGAGGCCGTGGGCTCCTCGCTCCGGGGCGACCGCAAGACGTACCAGCAGGACCCGGCGAACGCCCGTGAATCGATGCGGGAGCTGGCGCTCGACCTGGCGGAGGGCGCCGACATGGTCATGGTCAAGCCGGCCGGTCCGTACCTCGACGTCCTGGCGAAGGTCGCCGAGTCGGTGGACGTGCCGGTCGCGGCGTACCAGATCAGTGGTGAGTACGCGATGATCGAGGCCGCAGCCGAGAAGGGCTGGATCGACCGGGACGCGGCGATCATGGAGAGCCTGACGGGCATCCGGCGCGCGGGTGCGCAGATGATCCTGACGTACTGGGCGACGGAGGTCGCGCAGCGGCTGACGCGGCGCTGA
- a CDS encoding uroporphyrinogen-III synthase encodes MSPTGPAATDFPALSAQGHVTFLGAGPGDPGLLTLRAVEALASADVLVAEPDVLGVVRCHARAGVSTPELTVVDAQSAAAGVPVLRDAANLVMEAAKGGRRVVRAVLGDPGLDGNAGAEMLACAAAGIPFEVVPGVASAVGVPAYAGVPLRDEQGTDVRFVDARTASDRCWSEVGASDATAVVSTTLDSVAAAAGELVAAGRKPDTSLTVTVAGTTTRQRTWTATLGTIAQVLKQAKVLPSPEGHQPVIAVVGERSSAAQRDQLAWFESKPLFGWKVLVPRTKEQAASLSDQLRSYGAVPHEVPTIAVEPPRTPQQMERAVKGLVTGRYEWIAFTSVNAVKAVREKFEEYGLDARAFAGIKVAAVGEQTAAALVDFGVKPDLVPSGEQSAAGLLEDWPPYDPVFDPIDRVFLPRADIATETLVAGLIELGWEVDDVTAYRTVRASPPPAETREAIKGGGFDAVLFTSSSTVRNLVGIAGKPHNVTVIACIGPATAKTAEEHGLRVDVLSPEPSVHKLAEALAEFGARRRDAAREAGDPVTRPSERRPGARRRRTTT; translated from the coding sequence TTGAGCCCCACCGGCCCCGCCGCAACCGACTTTCCGGCCCTGTCCGCCCAAGGGCACGTCACCTTCCTCGGTGCCGGTCCCGGCGACCCGGGACTGCTGACCCTGCGCGCCGTCGAGGCGCTTGCGAGCGCGGACGTCCTTGTCGCCGAGCCGGACGTTCTCGGCGTTGTTCGCTGCCATGCGCGGGCAGGCGTGAGCACCCCTGAGCTGACGGTTGTTGACGCGCAGTCAGCAGCCGCCGGAGTTCCCGTTCTCAGGGATGCGGCCAATCTTGTCATGGAGGCAGCGAAGGGCGGCAGGCGGGTGGTCCGTGCGGTCCTGGGCGACCCCGGGCTGGACGGGAACGCCGGTGCCGAGATGCTCGCCTGCGCCGCGGCCGGGATCCCCTTCGAGGTGGTGCCGGGGGTCGCGAGCGCCGTCGGCGTGCCCGCGTACGCCGGTGTGCCGCTGCGGGACGAGCAGGGTACGGACGTCCGGTTCGTGGACGCCCGTACCGCCTCCGACCGCTGCTGGAGCGAGGTCGGCGCGAGCGACGCGACGGCCGTGGTCTCGACGACGCTCGACTCGGTGGCCGCGGCCGCCGGGGAGCTGGTCGCGGCGGGCCGCAAGCCCGACACCTCGCTGACGGTGACGGTGGCCGGCACGACGACCCGGCAGCGCACCTGGACGGCGACCCTCGGGACGATCGCCCAGGTCCTGAAGCAGGCGAAGGTCCTCCCGTCGCCGGAGGGGCACCAGCCCGTCATAGCCGTGGTCGGTGAGCGCAGCTCCGCCGCCCAGCGCGACCAGCTCGCGTGGTTCGAGTCCAAGCCGCTGTTCGGCTGGAAGGTGCTCGTCCCGCGCACGAAGGAGCAGGCGGCGTCCCTCTCCGACCAGCTCCGTTCCTACGGCGCCGTGCCGCACGAGGTCCCGACGATCGCAGTCGAGCCGCCCCGTACGCCCCAGCAGATGGAGCGCGCCGTCAAGGGCCTGGTCACGGGGCGCTACGAGTGGATCGCCTTCACCAGCGTCAATGCCGTGAAGGCGGTCCGGGAGAAGTTCGAGGAGTACGGGCTCGACGCCCGTGCCTTCGCCGGGATCAAGGTCGCGGCGGTGGGCGAGCAGACCGCGGCCGCGCTGGTCGACTTCGGTGTGAAGCCGGACCTGGTGCCCTCCGGGGAGCAGTCGGCCGCCGGTCTGCTGGAGGACTGGCCGCCGTACGACCCGGTCTTCGACCCGATCGACCGGGTGTTCCTGCCGCGGGCCGACATCGCCACCGAGACGCTGGTGGCGGGGCTGATCGAGCTGGGCTGGGAGGTCGACGACGTCACCGCGTACCGCACGGTCCGCGCCTCGCCGCCGCCGGCCGAGACGCGCGAGGCGATCAAGGGCGGCGGTTTCGACGCGGTGCTGTTCACCTCGTCGTCCACCGTGCGGAACCTGGTCGGCATCGCGGGCAAGCCGCACAACGTGACGGTCATCGCGTGCATCGGCCCGGCGACGGCGAAGACCGCCGAGGAGCACGGGCTGCGCGTGGACGTGCTGTCGCCGGAGCCGTCGGTGCACAAGCTGGCCGAGGCGCTGGCCGAGTTCGGCGCGCGGCGCCGGGACGCGGCGAGGGAGGCCGGTGACCCGGTGACCCGGCCGAGCGAGCGGCGGCCGGGGGCGCGGCGTCGTCGTACGACGACCTGA